The DNA segment CGACTCAATTTGACATGACCCGCCCCAATCGCTTCCTTAGCCGGGGATTACGGTTACCTGTCTGTGATTTTACTGAACATGATCTCGGGCAGATCCTATTAGACGCATCATTGCACAGCCGGAATTGGTTGTCAAACGCATGCATGCATCAATACGCTGCTTCATGTATGCTGTATGGAAAAGAAAACAGAATGAAGGACATGAACATTCGCGTGTACAGTTTGGCATATCCGGTGACGGCGCTTGGGCCGGGGCAACGGGCTGTGTTGTGGGTGGCGGGGTGCGGACGCGGATGCGCAGGCTGCATCAGCCCGGAAATGCAGCCCTTGGATGCCGGGCGCGCGGTGCCGGTGGCCCGGTTGGCTGAGCGCGTTTTGGGCATTTATCCGCCGCTCGACGGGATGACGGTGTCGGGGGGCGAGCCGTTCGATCAGGCGGAATCGCTGGCGGCCTTTCTCCGGATCGTGCGCCGGCATCGTCCGGCCTGGACCGTCATCGTGTATTCGGGATATGTCATCGGGGAGATCCGCGCCGATCCCGTCCGGACGTTGTTGCTGAAGGAATGCGATGTGTTGATTGACGGCCCGTACCAGCGCGAAATGCCCCGGATTCATCCGCTGGCGGGATCGGGCAATCAGCGCGTGCATGGCCTGACGGCCGCGGGGGAAGCGATGCGCGCCGCGATGGAATCAGGCCCCGTGGAACAAGTGAACCTCGGATTTGGTAGCGGAACGCTGGACATGATCATCGGCGTGACGGAACGCGAGACGCGCGCGGCGGTGTGCGAGGCGTTCCATGCCGGCGCGCCGGATGCAATCCAAGGACAAGGAAACGGCTCATGCGGTATGTGAAGGCCTGCCCGCGGTGCGGACATTTGAACGATGAGTTTGCGGAATCATGCGAACGGGACGGGGAGTTCCTCGGCATGGTGCCCGCCGCGATGGCGCCGGACACGCCGCCGGAACCCGTTGCGGAGCCTGTTGCGGAACCCGTTGCGCCCGGCGAAGCCGACGTCCTTCCCGAAACAGAGCCGGTTTGCGAAACGATCCAGGCGTTGTATCTCGAAACGGAATCGGGCGCGACCCACGAGGTGCGCAGCGGATGGGTCGTCGGCCAGGCGCATCCCACGAGCGCGGCGCAGGTGCAATTGTCGGGCTTGACGGGGTTGAACTACGTTCATCGCAGCCATTGCCAATTCGAGTTGCGCCCGGACGGCTGGCATGTGATCGCAATTGCCCAGCCCGAATACACAAATCCCACCTTCGTGAACCAGACGCGGCTGATGCCGGGTCAGCACGCGCTGTTGCGCAACGGCGATCGCCTTGTGCTGGCCAATGTGCCGCTGAATGTGCGAATCCTGGAAATGTGATCCCGATCGCGGTTCTACACGAATCCCAGGTGTTCGCGTTCGATTTCGAGGTATTCGAGCACGAGGCGGTTTTTGGCGTCGGCGACGCAGTGGTGGTTGCAGTGGATGGAAGGATTCACGTCGAAGAATTTCGCCTTGTTCCTCATCCAGAAATCGCTGAACCGTTCGTGTTCGATGCTGCCGAGCAGTCCGGACTCGCGGTTGTAGGCCTTGTCCTGGCAGGTGTAGACGCGCATGTCGGCGCCGATTACGGGAAGGATCTGCAGATAGGGGCACCATGAATACGGCTTCGCGAACACGGTCTGCTGTTCGTGGTAGGCGTGATAAATCTCGAATGCGTCCGATTCGAATGTTTCCCGTGCGCGCGCGATCTGGCCATTCACGTCCGCGAAAAACGGGCGGTGATACGCATTGTTTTCCGCGCCGCTGTCGGCGATCACACAGGGCGAAATCTTGATGCTGTCCGCGCCGAGGTCTTTGGCCATGCGGATGAAATCGAACACATGCGGGGCGTTTTCACGGTCCACGACGAGGTTGATGCCGAGCCGGCATGCGCCCCCCAGTGATCGAAAGCGCCGGATATTCCCGATGACGCGGTCGAACTCCTCTTCGTCCACGCCCCGGTAGCGCGCATAACTCGGCGCGTCCCATCCGTCCATCGAAATCCGTAGCCATGCCGCCGACCTTGCGAACAATGCGGCCGCGTCGCCTTCGAGCCGGGCGCCGTTGGTCAAGGCTGCGAAGGGAATGCCCGAGGCGGCCAGGCGTTCCGCCGCCTCGTGCAGATGCGGGTAACAAAACGGATCGCCGCCGCCGCTGAACGTCACCGCCTGCACGCCCATCGAGGCAAGGTCCTCGACGATTTCCAGCATCTTCTCGCGCGGAATGGATTCGCGCGGATCCATATCCCGGCCCAGTTGGAGATTCGGCGCGCGGTACGCGCAATACCGGCACCGATGCGAGCAGGCGTTGGTCGGCTTGATGCGGATGTGCAGCGGCGGGCGTATCTCCCCGATATCGCGGGGCAGCGACGCCAATTTCCCCGGAAAATGGAATATTTTCAGCCGTGAATACCGCACACGCATCCTTTATGTGAAAAAAGCGAACTCGTAGTCGCCGGTGTACCCGGCTTTCTCGAACATCCAGAGCCATTCGTCCGGGCGCAGGAAACTCTCGCAGGTCAAGGCCCAGCATTGGAGATTGAAGAGTTCTTTGACGGTCCGGTAACTTTCGACGGCGACGTATTTGCGCACGCCGACGCGCTCGATTTCGGCCAAGGCCGCCGCCAGCGCCGGCAACGGCAGATTATGCAGGGTCATCAGGGAAAGAACCAAGTCGAAGCAGCCGCGCTCGAACGGATACGGGTCTTCCGCCTTGTGCACGAAAAGACGGCCGCGGATTTCTTCCTTGGCTGTCTCGATGGCGTAGGACGAAACGTCGAACCCTGTCACCTCGGCGTCCGGCAACAGGCGGGACAATTCATAAAGGAGATGCGCCTTGCCGCAGCCCACATCGAGAATGCGCGCATTCGGCGGCAGTTCATAGGTATCGGCCAATTTGCGGGCAACGGGCGCCCAGCGGCCGTCGTAGCGGTAACCGCCGTAGCCGTAGCGGCGGTCGCCGTCCCAGTAGTCGCGGCCGTATTGGCGCGAAACCTCGCTGCAATGAACTTTATCGTCCATCATCCGCCCCACGTAGTCGCGCGCGGTCCGCGTATGCAGCGGCGTGATGATCTCGACCTGTCTTCCCATGATTTTTTATTTCCTGGCAGCCCGAATTGTGGCGGCAATATTTTCGGGCGTGATTCCGTAATAGTTCATCAAATCGGCCTGGGAACCGTAATGATCGGGAAACGCGTCCGGAAGGCATATATGCCGGAAACGCGTTCCGCGCAGCGAATCGTCCTCCGCGAGCAGCGCGGCGATCGCGCTGCCCAGTCCTCCCGCGGGCACATGTTCTTCGACCACGACCGCCAGGGGGACGCTCCGGATTGCCGCCGCGATTGCCGGGGCATTCAACGGTTTGATCACGGGACAATGCAGGATCGCCGTTTGACAGCCTTCCCGCGCGAGCGCCTCGGCGGCGGGCGCCGCCGCGTGCAGCGTCACGCCGGTTGTCAGGATCAACGCGTCGGATCCCTCGCGGATTGGAACGACATCGCCGATTTTCATGTCCACGACATCCGGTGTTATGGGTGGTTCGTTGCCTTTGCCCAAACGGATGTAGGCGGGTCCGGGCCGATCCTGTACGGCCAACATCAGCCGCCGCATTTCGGGGGCGTCCGCCGGGGCGATCACCGTCATGTTGGGCAGCGCCCGCATCAGCGCAAGGTCGTCCGTC comes from the Candidatus Hydrogenedentota bacterium genome and includes:
- a CDS encoding FHA domain-containing protein; protein product: MRYVKACPRCGHLNDEFAESCERDGEFLGMVPAAMAPDTPPEPVAEPVAEPVAPGEADVLPETEPVCETIQALYLETESGATHEVRSGWVVGQAHPTSAAQVQLSGLTGLNYVHRSHCQFELRPDGWHVIAIAQPEYTNPTFVNQTRLMPGQHALLRNGDRLVLANVPLNVRILEM
- a CDS encoding radical SAM protein, which translates into the protein MRVRYSRLKIFHFPGKLASLPRDIGEIRPPLHIRIKPTNACSHRCRYCAYRAPNLQLGRDMDPRESIPREKMLEIVEDLASMGVQAVTFSGGGDPFCYPHLHEAAERLAASGIPFAALTNGARLEGDAAALFARSAAWLRISMDGWDAPSYARYRGVDEEEFDRVIGNIRRFRSLGGACRLGINLVVDRENAPHVFDFIRMAKDLGADSIKISPCVIADSGAENNAYHRPFFADVNGQIARARETFESDAFEIYHAYHEQQTVFAKPYSWCPYLQILPVIGADMRVYTCQDKAYNRESGLLGSIEHERFSDFWMRNKAKFFDVNPSIHCNHHCVADAKNRLVLEYLEIEREHLGFV
- a CDS encoding class I SAM-dependent methyltransferase, with the protein product MGRQVEIITPLHTRTARDYVGRMMDDKVHCSEVSRQYGRDYWDGDRRYGYGGYRYDGRWAPVARKLADTYELPPNARILDVGCGKAHLLYELSRLLPDAEVTGFDVSSYAIETAKEEIRGRLFVHKAEDPYPFERGCFDLVLSLMTLHNLPLPALAAALAEIERVGVRKYVAVESYRTVKELFNLQCWALTCESFLRPDEWLWMFEKAGYTGDYEFAFFT
- a CDS encoding 4Fe-4S single cluster domain-containing protein — translated: MKDMNIRVYSLAYPVTALGPGQRAVLWVAGCGRGCAGCISPEMQPLDAGRAVPVARLAERVLGIYPPLDGMTVSGGEPFDQAESLAAFLRIVRRHRPAWTVIVYSGYVIGEIRADPVRTLLLKECDVLIDGPYQREMPRIHPLAGSGNQRVHGLTAAGEAMRAAMESGPVEQVNLGFGSGTLDMIIGVTERETRAAVCEAFHAGAPDAIQGQGNGSCGM
- a CDS encoding transketolase C-terminal domain-containing protein, encoding MRKTALDMVHEFAKRDPRVVFIGSDLGSGTLNAFREEMPDRFFMEGVSEANVVGMAAGLAAEGRIVYVNTLAVFLTRRAYEQVALDVCMHNLDVRLVGNGGGLVYAPLGPTHMATDDLALMRALPNMTVIAPADAPEMRRLMLAVQDRPGPAYIRLGKGNEPPITPDVVDMKIGDVVPIREGSDALILTTGVTLHAAAPAAEALAREGCQTAILHCPVIKPLNAPAIAAAIRSVPLAVVVEEHVPAGGLGSAIAALLAEDDSLRGTRFRHICLPDAFPDHYGSQADLMNYYGITPENIAATIRAARK